The Kordia sp. SMS9 DNA window TTCTGCTAATTCCGCATCGTTTGTGGTCACAGCACCAGCTTCGCCCAACGCACCTAAGTTTTTGGTTGGATAGAAACTAAATCCTGCTGCATCACTCAAATTTCCTGCTTTTTTTCCTTCAGAATTTACAGCGCCGTGTGCTTGTGCAGCGTCTTCCATAATGAGCAGATTCTGTTTTTTGGCAATGTCTTGGATTGGACGCATATCTGTGAGTTGTCCATATAAATGCACGACTAAAATAGCGCGTGTTTTCCACGTGATAGCAGCTTCAACCGCAGCAGCATCAATGTTGAAAGTTTCCAGATTTGGTTCTACCAATACAGGTTTTAATCCAGCTTTGGTAATTCCCAGAATACTGGCAATATACGTATTGGCTGGCACAATAATTTCGTCACCTTCTTGCAGTTTTCCTTGAATTTTATACGCTTCTAAGATTAACGTGAGCGCGTCCAAACCATTACTGACACCAATACAATGTTGCGTTCCGCAATAGTTGGCAAACGATTTTTCAAACTGTGTTACATTATTGCCCAACACATAATATCCCGAATCGAGAAATTTCTTGAACGCTGCTCGAAATTCGATTTCAAAGCGCGCATTGATTTTATGTAGATCTAAAAATTTTATCATATAAAAATCGTATCAAGTTTGTGACTTTGTTTCACGTCAATTTCGTAAAAATCTTGCGTGATTGTGCGTGCACCAAAACCTTCTTTCCAATAATTTAGTCCAGTATTGATGTTTTTTCCTTGATTTTCGTTGGAAATACCGAAATCAAAGTACATTTTATCTGCAAAAACTTCATTAAGCAAAAACAGGTGTAAAAAGTCGAGACTTCCCAAATCGTTTTTGTCTTCGTTTCCAGAAATGTATTGTGAATGCGCAACATATTTTGTGTCGAAAATCGTTGTTCCTGCAACAATTGTATCCTCTTTATACACATTAAATTGCCGAATCTGTTTCGGAAAATTTGCTTTTAGTTGTTGAATTTCCACAAGTGAATGTACAGGTTTTGCGGCGTGTTTTTGTGCTAAATTCGGAATGAGTATTTCGTTCCAAAACGCTTCAAACGTATCAACTTCTTTGATGACCAAACCGTGTTTTTTAGCTCTTTTATTTCCTGCGATTCTGTCTCTTGAGATTTTAGGTCTGTGCTGCATGTTCACTACCGAAAGTGCATCTCTACGTGTTAATTTCGCTTCCAAAATAAATAACAAATATTGCAATTCGTTGGTTGGCAACGGACTGTACATAGTTGGCAACAATTTGAGATGTACTTTTTGAAAGTTGTTTTCTTTTGCATGTTCCAACAATATTTTGAAACATTCTGAAACATCGCGGAGTTTTAAGTCTTTGTTGAAAAGCAAACCGCCGTATGTCAAACCCTGATGTGAATGCAATACATTTTCAGCTTCATTTGCAGGAAACACAGCTACTAATTTCTCCTTTTTGTAGAGTAACAGTGAATGATCTTTGAAACGATCTTGATGATAGTCCATAAAATCGCGATAGCACAAAAATGTACTATTCTTTGCTTCCGAGACAAAGTTGTCCCACAGCAATTGGTTTTCACTTGTATATTTGGTTAGTGTATAAATTAGGTTTGGTTTAGAAAAAGTGAATTTACTAATTTTAACGTCAGTTTGGTAGTTGTAGTGTGGAAAAATGAATTTTTATCTTTTTTTGGTTTTTATTTAGATTCCTTTAGCTTTATTCATTCTAACGATAAAAATATATTCAGATCGAAAAAGAAGACACATATACTAGTTTCAGTTCCGCTATAAAATGGTGGGAAAGAAAGCGATTTATCTATAATATCATTACTATTTTAGGAGGATTATTAGTATTCTTCATGAGAAGTGATGTACCCAACGGAATTTCTCCTTATGAAAACTATAGCATCCTATTGTTTTGGTTATTCGGAGCCAATATTTTTTATACTTTTGGCTGGGCGTTAGAAGCTTTACTAAACTATTATTTCAAAGTTCCTTTTTGGAAGAATGACACACGACGTATATTTTTCGTTTTAGGCACGGTTTTTTCTTTCGTTTGGATGTTTTTATTGACAAGTCAAATACGTTAAAATTTAATCATTGATTCTGCGTTCCAAGTCCATGCGTTCGTGTAGAATTCTAACAATTTCAATGGTAGTTTCTGAAACTTGATGATAAAAAATAATGTGTTTCCCTACTTTGAATCCGATTAAATTCGCTTGTATGTTTTGATATGATTTTCCGATATTCGGTTTTTTGGCAATTTCTTTACAAGCCAATCGAATTCCTTGATAATAAATGTCTGCTTGACTTTCTGACCATTTTTGCACGGTATACTTCCAAATAGCGGTTAAATCATCAATAGCTGTTTGTCTAAAAATAATTTCAGCCATTTACTTTTTCTCCGTTTTAAGCTTAGCTAAATGCGCATCGAAGTCAAAATTTTCAACTAATGGACTGTTCATGCCTTCTTGAATTGCATGTCGCAATGCGATGACTTTATTTTCTTCGTTTTCTAACAATCGAAGTCCCGCTCTAATTACTTCGCTTTTATTTTTGTAACGTCCTTCTGAAACTTGCGATTGCACAAACTCATCAAAATAGGTTCCTAACAATATG harbors:
- a CDS encoding DegT/DnrJ/EryC1/StrS aminotransferase family protein — its product is MIKFLDLHKINARFEIEFRAAFKKFLDSGYYVLGNNVTQFEKSFANYCGTQHCIGVSNGLDALTLILEAYKIQGKLQEGDEIIVPANTYIASILGITKAGLKPVLVEPNLETFNIDAAAVEAAITWKTRAILVVHLYGQLTDMRPIQDIAKKQNLLIMEDAAQAHGAVNSEGKKAGNLSDAAGFSFYPTKNLGALGEAGAVTTNDAELAEIIRKLRNYGTSSKYVNQYKGVNNRLDEIQAAFLNIKLRQLDADNEERSDVALRYCMGIDNPEIRLPTHPRDGSHVFHQFVIRTENRSKLQKYLAESEVGTLIHYEIPPHKQEAYKEWNHLHFPITEKIHNECLSLPISPVMDEFDVNTIISLLNSYSNH
- a CDS encoding GNAT family N-acetyltransferase, with amino-acid sequence MDYHQDRFKDHSLLLYKKEKLVAVFPANEAENVLHSHQGLTYGGLLFNKDLKLRDVSECFKILLEHAKENNFQKVHLKLLPTMYSPLPTNELQYLLFILEAKLTRRDALSVVNMQHRPKISRDRIAGNKRAKKHGLVIKEVDTFEAFWNEILIPNLAQKHAAKPVHSLVEIQQLKANFPKQIRQFNVYKEDTIVAGTTIFDTKYVAHSQYISGNEDKNDLGSLDFLHLFLLNEVFADKMYFDFGISNENQGKNINTGLNYWKEGFGARTITQDFYEIDVKQSHKLDTIFI
- a CDS encoding type II toxin-antitoxin system RelE/ParE family toxin, whose product is MAEIIFRQTAIDDLTAIWKYTVQKWSESQADIYYQGIRLACKEIAKKPNIGKSYQNIQANLIGFKVGKHIIFYHQVSETTIEIVRILHERMDLERRIND
- a CDS encoding type II toxin-antitoxin system ParD family antitoxin, giving the protein MSKNTSILLGTYFDEFVQSQVSEGRYKNKSEVIRAGLRLLENEENKVIALRHAIQEGMNSPLVENFDFDAHLAKLKTEKK